A stretch of Bos taurus isolate L1 Dominette 01449 registration number 42190680 breed Hereford chromosome 5, ARS-UCD2.0, whole genome shotgun sequence DNA encodes these proteins:
- the ENDOU gene encoding uridylate-specific endoribonuclease isoform X1 produces MRACVPLTVAILCGLAWAAEENPKEPELFLELEEETEGAPASSLYLAPSSCQGRCLEAFDKHHSCHCNARCPEFGNCCEDFESLCGHEGFSHSSDAITKEELQSVSEKIYRADTNKARKEDIVLNSQNCISPSETRDQVDRCPEPLFTYVNEKLFSKPTYSAFLNLLNNYQRATGRGEHFTAQELAEQDTFLREIMKTAVMKELYGFLHQQNRYSSEQEFVSDLKNMWFGLYSRSKEERDSSGFEHVFSGEVKKGKVTGFHNWIRFYMQEKEGLVDYYSHIYDGPWDSYPDVLAMQFNWDGYYKEVGSAFIGSSPEFEFALYSLCFIARPGKVCQLSLGGHPLAIQTYTWNKSTYGNGKKYIATAYVVSSTH; encoded by the exons ATGAGGGCCTGTGTCCCCCTGACAGTGGCCATTCTCTGTGGCCTGGCCTGGGCCG CTGAAGAGAATCCCAAAGAACCAGAGCTATTCCTGGAACTGGAAGAGGAGACAGAGGGCGCTCCGGCTAGCA GCTTGTATTTGGCACCCAGCTCCTGCCAGGGCCGCTGCCTGGAGGCCTTTGACAAGCACCACTCATGCCACTGTAATGCCCGCTGCCCAGAGTTTGGAAACTGCTGCGAGGATTTTGAGAGCCTGTGTGGCCATG AGGGCTTCTCCCACAGCAGCGATGCCATAACTAAGGAAGAACTGCAGAGTGTCTCTGAGAAGATCTACAGGGCAGACACCAACAAAGCCCGGAAGGAAGACATCGTTCTCAACAGCCAAAACTGCATCTCGCCCTCAGAGACCAGAGACCAAGTAGACCGCTGCCCAGAGCC GCTCTTCACATATGTCAATGAGAAGCTCTTCTCTAAGCCGACCTACTCCGCCTTCCTCAACCTCCTCAACAACTACCAGCGGGCCACGGGCCGCGGGGAGCACTTCACAGCCCAGGAGCTGGCCGAGCAGGACACCTTCCTCAGAGAGATCATGAAGACGGCCGTCATGAAGGAACTCTACGGCTTCCTCCACCAGCAGA ACCGCTACAGCTCGGAACAAGAGTTCGTCAGTGACCTAAAAAACATGTGGTTTGGGCTGTATTCCAGAAGCAAAGAAGAGAGGGACTCCAGTGGCTTTGAGCACGTCTTCTCAG GTGAAGTCAAAAAAGGCAAGGTCACTGGCTTCCATAACTGGATCCGTTTCTACATGCAGGAGAAGGAGGGCCTGGTGGACTATTACAGTCACATCTATGATGGGCCT TGGGATTCTTACCCCGACGTGCTGGCCATGCAGTTCAACTGGGATGGGTACTACAAGGAAGTGGGCTCAGCTTTCATTGGCAGCAGCCCTGAGTTTGAGTTTGCGCTCTACTCCCTGTGCTTCATCGCCAGGCCAGGCAAAGT GTGCCAGTTGAGCCTGGGTGGACATCCCTTGGCCATCCAGACCTATACCTGGAACAAGTCAACCTATGGAAATGGCAAGAAGTACATCGCAACGGCCTATGTGGTGTCCTCCACCCATTAG
- the ENDOU gene encoding uridylate-specific endoribonuclease precursor (The RefSeq protein has 1 substitution compared to this genomic sequence) — protein sequence MRACVPLTVAILCGLAWAGKRESCASRCNERFDRDAVCQCDRRCPQHGDCCEDYEQLCTAEENPKEPELFLELEEETEGAPASSLYLAPNSCQGRCLEAFDKHHSCHCNARCPEFGNCCEDFESLCGHEGFSHSSDAITKEELQSVSEKIYRADTNKARKEDIVLNSQNCISPSETRDQVDRCPEPLFTYVNEKLFSKPTYSAFLNLLNNYQRATGRGEHFTAQELAEQDTFLREIMKTAVMKELYGFLHQQNRYSSEQEFVSDLKNMWFGLYSRSKEERDSSGFEHVFSGEVKKGKVTGFHNWIRFYMQEKEGLVDYYSHIYDGPWDSYPDVLAMQFNWDGYYKEVGSAFIGSSPEFEFALYSLCFIARPGKVCQLSLGGHPLAIQTYTWNKSTYGNGKKYIATAYVVSSTH from the exons ATGAGGGCCTGTGTCCCCCTGACAGTGGCCATTCTCTGTGGCCTGGCCTGGGCCG GCAAAAGGGAGTCATGCGCATCTCGCTGTAATGAGAGATTTGACCGGGATGCTGTCTGCCAGTGTGACCGCCGGTGTCCCCAGCACGGGGACTGCTGTGAAGACTATGAGCAGCTGTGTACAG CTGAAGAGAATCCCAAAGAACCAGAGCTATTCCTGGAACTGGAAGAGGAGACAGAGGGCGCTCCGGCTAGCA GCTTGTATTTGGCACCCAGCTCCTGCCAGGGCCGCTGCCTGGAGGCCTTTGACAAGCACCACTCATGCCACTGTAATGCCCGCTGCCCAGAGTTTGGAAACTGCTGCGAGGATTTTGAGAGCCTGTGTGGCCATG AGGGCTTCTCCCACAGCAGCGATGCCATAACTAAGGAAGAACTGCAGAGTGTCTCTGAGAAGATCTACAGGGCAGACACCAACAAAGCCCGGAAGGAAGACATCGTTCTCAACAGCCAAAACTGCATCTCGCCCTCAGAGACCAGAGACCAAGTAGACCGCTGCCCAGAGCC GCTCTTCACATATGTCAATGAGAAGCTCTTCTCTAAGCCGACCTACTCCGCCTTCCTCAACCTCCTCAACAACTACCAGCGGGCCACGGGCCGCGGGGAGCACTTCACAGCCCAGGAGCTGGCCGAGCAGGACACCTTCCTCAGAGAGATCATGAAGACGGCCGTCATGAAGGAACTCTACGGCTTCCTCCACCAGCAGA ACCGCTACAGCTCGGAACAAGAGTTCGTCAGTGACCTAAAAAACATGTGGTTTGGGCTGTATTCCAGAAGCAAAGAAGAGAGGGACTCCAGTGGCTTTGAGCACGTCTTCTCAG GTGAAGTCAAAAAAGGCAAGGTCACTGGCTTCCATAACTGGATCCGTTTCTACATGCAGGAGAAGGAGGGCCTGGTGGACTATTACAGTCACATCTATGATGGGCCT TGGGATTCTTACCCCGACGTGCTGGCCATGCAGTTCAACTGGGATGGGTACTACAAGGAAGTGGGCTCAGCTTTCATTGGCAGCAGCCCTGAGTTTGAGTTTGCGCTCTACTCCCTGTGCTTCATCGCCAGGCCAGGCAAAGT GTGCCAGTTGAGCCTGGGTGGACATCCCTTGGCCATCCAGACCTATACCTGGAACAAGTCAACCTATGGAAATGGCAAGAAGTACATCGCAACGGCCTATGTGGTGTCCTCCACCCATTAG